In Cyanobacteriota bacterium, the following are encoded in one genomic region:
- a CDS encoding DUF3747 domain-containing protein, whose amino-acid sequence MQTTTKQLFSVLAGLVVSTSVAIAPLLAVTFDKKEIDQSQYIVMAVPRGQTAYNLIIVQQINNRRLCWVENQDAAQTVQPLLLNFDFTGICGRSTDSNGYSMRAADQDYGLKYTLRLVPLDRYVALVATPSDRRLPEVEIGRTASTVRDYMKVTLNPGWRLTRRMLNGRELPHLYFTHDADLATIAGAPLPSPTPTPIASPPPSPIPSPMPTATPTPLPSPTPTVRPTPSPSPTVRPTPSPTPTVRPTPSPSPGTSLSGTLRTYQDANYAVRVFREQGRLLMNVFDKKAGRQILNSAPARATNVNVGVLYTNVTPVAGQEFRFTAQADGVNSLTVVKDGKIVYPPPSPQAVPTPSPSPMPSPSPMPSPSPSPTPSPSAAPKTGSITLFEHADQKGMQATFVENVATLVPIGLNDRVSSVVITSGTWQLCTDADYKGRCLTLGPGVYNNLVTVDRSFNDQISSIRLVE is encoded by the coding sequence ACCTTCGACAAAAAGGAAATTGATCAATCGCAATATATCGTCATGGCTGTTCCCCGTGGGCAAACGGCCTACAACTTGATTATTGTGCAGCAGATAAACAACCGACGGCTCTGTTGGGTAGAAAATCAAGATGCTGCCCAAACTGTACAGCCTCTGCTATTAAACTTTGATTTTACGGGCATTTGTGGGCGGAGTACTGATAGCAACGGCTACTCTATGCGTGCGGCTGACCAAGACTATGGCCTCAAATATACATTGCGGCTTGTGCCTTTAGATCGCTATGTGGCATTGGTGGCTACTCCGTCCGATCGCAGGCTACCTGAAGTGGAAATTGGTCGCACAGCTAGCACTGTCCGCGACTATATGAAGGTGACCCTGAATCCTGGTTGGCGATTAACTCGTCGGATGCTCAATGGCAGGGAGTTGCCGCACCTTTACTTTACCCATGATGCAGATCTAGCAACGATCGCTGGTGCTCCACTACCATCGCCTACACCCACACCCATAGCCTCGCCGCCGCCTTCACCTATCCCTTCTCCCATGCCTACGGCGACTCCTACCCCCTTACCCTCACCAACTCCTACAGTCCGCCCTACGCCATCACCATCGCCGACTGTGCGTCCTACTCCGTCACCAACTCCTACGGTTCGCCCTACGCCATCTCCCTCACCTGGAACGTCCTTATCGGGAACCCTGCGCACTTACCAAGATGCTAACTATGCAGTTCGGGTCTTCCGGGAACAGGGCCGTTTGTTGATGAATGTCTTTGACAAAAAGGCAGGCAGACAAATCCTAAACAGTGCGCCAGCTCGAGCTACAAATGTGAACGTGGGTGTTTTGTATACTAATGTAACTCCCGTTGCTGGCCAGGAATTTAGGTTTACCGCTCAAGCAGACGGTGTAAATAGCTTGACCGTTGTTAAAGACGGCAAGATTGTTTATCCACCACCCTCACCTCAGGCAGTGCCAACACCATCACCGTCACCGATGCCATCCCCATCACCGATGCCATCCCCATCGCCATCGCCAACACCATCACCCAGCGCTGCGCCGAAAACAGGTAGCATCACTCTATTTGAACATGCCGATCAGAAGGGAATGCAGGCAACATTTGTGGAGAATGTTGCTACTCTGGTACCTATCGGTCTCAATGATCGTGTGTCGTCTGTTGTCATCACATCAGGTACATGGCAGTTGTGCACAGATGCAGACTACAAAGGGCGTTGTCTAACCCTTGGGCCGGGTGTTTATAATAACCTCGTAACTGTTGACCGTAGCTTTAATGATCAAATTTCATCAATCCGTCTGGTTGAGTAG